The Fragaria vesca subsp. vesca linkage group LG2, FraVesHawaii_1.0, whole genome shotgun sequence genome includes a window with the following:
- the LOC101310577 gene encoding uncharacterized protein LOC101310577, with protein MDTTCRAHSLFLSLHRKGENKRKEKERKELVEVPTWQILGCSSSGSTRISSSLSSKSDAVFDRAAEPKLLAVSAAVGFTIGCFQSVVSYWHSFHSPLLIGLEQKTTTCRLFVTS; from the exons ATGG ATACCACCTGCCGTGCCCATTCTCTCTTTCTCTCACTTCATAGAAAAGGAGAGAATAAAAGAAAGGAAAAGGAAAGGAAGGAATTGGTGGAAGTTCCGACATGGCAAATTTTGGGTTGCTCATCTTCTGGTTCAACAAGAATCTCGTCAAGCCTCTCCTCTAAATCCGACGCAG TTTTTGACAGGGCTGCCGAGCCTAAGCTATTAGCCGTCTCTGCAGCTGTTGGCTTTACCATTGGATGTTTCCAATCTGTGGTAAGCTATTGGCATTCATTTCATTCTCCATTGTTGATTGGACTAGAGCAAAAGACCACTACTTGCAGGCTGTTTGTTACTAGTTGA
- the LOC101292266 gene encoding uncharacterized protein LOC101292266 encodes MVKIVDLDDVEQQFPDYPVRDDKVSGAPTSIERDTQPARLSAAVTTALPILDTDVLFDQHQSLWEMSVGIQNGILYHGVLRINEQNLSEGFVLCRFGIEMMIAGDRNINRALHGDMVAVQPYNHGKDDEQHGFLDADKVHATMFQPLVPAAPKRIFGCVVGILKRARHIYRGSVMLMAEPAGSGAAVLAMFIPADARIPMFRIQAQQIECREEKRLVVVLDSWGCSSQYPSGHCVRNIGQIDKDKTIELPKDLVRKILLHLPTFEIAVRCKAVSRSWSAMISDPWFVGALLCRGNRRISSKEFPRIGDEFLSNVAVYSSTRFPHMMLSTLFWKDYKGYMSLNERLYRDFMIEQFTKVCEFHQTMCETIELFGRNLTGWVAYITESHRFGMDSSLMQIDGIDVLLQQSICTYGFDSLADETDEKDLLLRIKCRRDELELLKNAKMTLYQQFVEHDLQRLELEYEDLRANKDEA; translated from the exons ATGGTGAAGATCGTGGATCTTGATGATGTAGAGCAACAGTTTCCTGACTATCCTGTACGCGACGATAAG GTTTCCGGAGCTCCGACTAGCATAGAGCGCGACACTCAGCCAGCGCGCCTTAGCGCCGCCGTTACCACCGCTCTTCCGATCCTCGATACTGATGTTCTTTTCGATCAG CACCAATCGTTGTGGGAAATGAGTGTCGGTATTCAGAATGGCATCTTGTACCATGGTGTGCTCAGGATTAATGAACAAAATCTGTCTGAAGGATTTGTTCTATGCCGCTTTGGTATTGAGATGATGATAGCGGGAGATAGAAATATAAACCGCGCTCTTCACGGTGATATGGTGGCAGTACAGCCATATAATCATGGAAAAG ATGATGAACAACATGGTTTTTTGGATGCTGATAAAGTTCATGCAACCATGTTTCAACCTCTTGTTCCTGCTGCTCCAAAGCGCATTTTTGGCTGTGTTGTTGGGATTCTTAAGCGTGCACGGCATAT ATATCGTGGATCTGTGATGCTGATGGCTGAGCCTGCTGGAAGTGGTGCTGCGGTTCTTGCTATGTTTATCCCAGCAGATGCTAGGATTCCCATGTTCCGAATTCAGGCCCAACAGATTGAATGTCGTGAGGAGAAAAGACTTGTTGTGGTGCTTGATTCTTGGGGTTGTTCATCTCAGTATCCTTCTGGGCACTGTGTACGGAACATAGGACAGATTGATAAG GATAAAACTATAGAACTGCCAAAGGACCTTGTGAGGAAGATCTTACTCCACCTGCCAACATTTGAGATAGCTGTACGTTGTAAGGCTGTTTCTCGTTCCTGGTCTGCAATGATATCTGATCCTTGGTTTGTTGGAGCTTTGCTGTGCCGAGGGAATAGAAGAATTTCATCCAAGGAGTTCCCTAGGATAGGAGATGAATTTCTATCCAACGTGGCTGTTTACTCCTCGACCCGGTTCCCTCATATGATGCTATCAACCCTTTTTTGGAAAGACTACAAAGGTTACATGTCTTTAAATGAGAGGTTATATAGAGATTTTATGATCGAACAGTTCACCAAAGTATGTGAGTTCCATCAAACGATGTGTGAGACTATAGAGCTATTTGGGAGGAATCTGACTGGTTGGGTAGCATATATAACTGAAAGTCATCGATTTGGGATGGATTCG TCTTTAATGCAAATAGATGGCATTGATGTACTCCTGCAACAGAGTATCTG CACTTATGGATTTGATAGTTTGGCGGATGAAACTGATGAAAAGGATCTGCTCCTGAGGATTAAATGTAGAAGAGATGAACTAGAATTGTTAAAGAATGCCAAAATGACATTATACCAACAATTTGTTGAACATG ATCTGCAGAGACTTGAATTAGAGTATGAAGATTTGAGAGCAAACAAAGATGAAGCATAG
- the LOC101291388 gene encoding SKP1-like protein 4-like, with product MSTENKKLLTLKSKDLEVFEIDEAVAIQSQTIKHMVEDGCADNAIPLPNVDGPTLAKVIEYLKKHAEDKNGKKDDEDSLEKFDKDFVNIKQDLLFDLILAANYLNIARLLDLTCQAVADIIKGKTPEQIRKTFNIKNDFTPEEEVRRENQWAFE from the coding sequence ATGTCAACTGAGAACAAGAAGCTGCTAACTCTGAAGAGTAAGGACCTAGAGGTATTCGAGATCGATGAGGCTGTTGCTATTCAGTCTCAGACCATTAAACACATGGTGGAGGATGGCTGCGCTGATAACGCCATCCCCTTGCCCAACGTGGATGGTCCCACCCTTGCCAAGGTCATCGAGTACCTCAAGAAGCACGCTGAGGACAAGAATGGCAAGAAAGATGATGAGGATTCTCTCGAGAAATTCGACAAAGATTTTGTCAACATCAAGCAGGACCTCCTGTTTGATCTGATATTGGCAGCCAACTATCTAAACATCGCGCGGCTGCTGGACTTGACATGCCAGGCTGTGGCGGACATAATCAAGGGAAAGACTCCCGAACAGATTCGCAAGACTTTCAACATCAAGAATGACTTCACTCCTGAGGAAGAAGTTCGAAGGGAGAACCAATGGGCTTTCGAGTAA
- the LOC101309997 gene encoding heparan-alpha-glucosaminide N-acetyltransferase-like: MADYVLIPNGEEDRSPLAATPKPPRVASLDVFRGLCVFLMMVVDYGGSIVPAIAHSPWTGLHLADFVMPFFLFIAGVSLALVYKRVSNRVEATWKAVFRAVKLFLLGVLLQGGYFHGVASLTFGVDIERIRWFGILQRIAIGYMVAALCEIWLSRRTSSEVGFFRSYYWHWCAIFLLSAIYSGLLYGLYVPDWEFKASTPTYLTPSNDSHVYVVKCSMRGDLGPGCNSAGMIDRYIVGVDHLYSKPVYRNLKECNMSTGGRIPESSPSWCHTPFDPEGILSTLTAAVTCIIGLQYGHILAHIQDHKGRLNIWSLFSVSMFVLGSFLAFIGVPVNKSLYTISYLLITSASAGMTFCALYLLIDVYGYRCITFVLEWMGIHSLSIFIVVTSNLAVIAIQGFYWTHPENNIVHWIITPFVHK; the protein is encoded by the exons ATGGCCGATTATGTCCTCATTCCAAACGGAGAAGAAGACCGTTCACCCCTCGCCGCCACTCCCAAGCCTCCACGTGTCGCCTCCCTCGATGTCTTCCGCGGCCTCTGCGTCTTC CTGATGATGGTGGTTGATTACGGCGGCTCGATTGTTCCGGCGATCGCACACTCGCCGTGGACCGGTCTCCATTTGGCTGACTTTGTGATGCCGTTTTTTCTCTTCATTGCCGGAGTTTCTCTCGCTTTGGTCTACAAG AGAGTGAGTAACAGAGTGGAGGCTACATGGAAGGCCGTGTTTCGTGCGGTTAAGCTCTTTCTGTTGGGCGTTCTTCTTCAAG GTGGTTATTTTCATGGAGTAGCTTCCTTGACTTTTGGAGTTGACATTGAAAGAATACGGTGGTTTGGAATTTTGCAG AGGATAGCCATTGGATATATGGTTGCAGCTTTATGCGAAATTTGGCTTTCACGTCGGACCTCGAGCGAAGTGGGGTTTTTCAGGAGCTATTACTGGCACTG GTGTGCCATCTTTCTGTTATCAGCAATATACAGTGGGTTGCTGTATGGTTTGTATGTTCCAGATTGGGAATTCAAAGCATCAACACCTACATATTTGACTCCCTCTAATGATAGTCATGTTTACGTG GTGAAATGTTCTATGAGAGGAGATCTTGGACCTGGTTGTAATTCTGCTGGGATGATTGATCGTTACATAGTGGGTGTTGATCATTTATATTCAAAACCTGTATACAGGAACCTGAAG GAGTGCAATATGTCTACTGGTGGTCGCATTCCAGAGAGTTCTCCTTCATGGTGTCATACACCTTTTGATCCTGAAGGTATATTAAG TACCCTAACGGCAGCAGTGACTTGCATAATTGGACTCCAGTACGGTCACATTCTTGCACACATACAG GACCACAAAGGGCGACTGAATATTTGGTCTCTGTTTTCAGTATCAATGTTTGTCCTCGGATCATTTCTCGCGTTCATAG GTGTTCCTGTAAATAAATCTCTGTACACGATCAGTTATCTGCTAATTACTTCAGCATCTGCGGGAATGACATTTTGTGCTCTATATCTGCTG ATAGATGTTTACGGTTATCGGTGCATAACATTTGTGTTGGAGTGGATGGGCATACATTCTTTGAGTATTTTTATAGTTGTAACTTCCAATCTAGCTGTTATTGCGATTCAGGGATTCTACTGGACTCATCCTGAGAATAATATT GTTCACTGGATCATAACACCTTTTGTGCACAAGTGA
- the LOC101291976 gene encoding uncharacterized protein LOC101291976 yields MSTEERHIFYSAVVQVPTRRPIPTVTGRIPVNLLLYKETRFWFDGPEDYEDVVPQTLVAGEGFLGYRERVSRIAAQQLLQMPIPEQEVPPIIDKLVQKLSVVSEVPSHMPITVLILDITVSLMGSADYDQVIDWVARQTFSYLGHPIRGGEVIGEPSASYKASRTPAATSFIHGLQRLRLDSLEQAVIRESPTCAICLQDFAESVEELVTCLPCKHYYHINCIVLCLEINHICPMCRYPMPTAEACKPLTNATAN; encoded by the coding sequence ATGTCTACGGAGGAGAGGCATATATTTTATAGCGCAGTGGTGCAAGTACCAACAAGGCGACCCATACCTACTGTGACGGGAAGGATTCCAGTCAACTTACTTCTCTACAAGGAAACTCGGTTTTGGTTTGATGGTCCAGAAGACTATGAGGATGTTGTTCCGCAAACCTTGGTGGCTGGAGAGGGATTTCTGGGGTATCGTGAACGCGTGAGTCGTATAGCGGCCCAACAGCTTTTGCAGATGCCTATCCCAGAACAAGAAGTGCCACCTATTATTGACAAGCTTGTTCAGAAGCTTTCGGTGGTGTCTGAAGTGCCCAGTCATATGCCTATTACTGTGTTGATATTAGACATCACTGTGTCCTTAATGGGTAGTGCCGACTATGATCAGGTCATTGATTGGGTTGCCAGACAAACCTTCTCGTATTTGGGCCATCCCATTAGAGGAGGTGAGGTTATAGGGGAACCAAGTGCATCATACAAGGCAAGTCGCACTCCTGCAGCTACATCGTTTATTCATGGTTTGCAGAGATTAAGACTTGATAGTTTGGAACAAGCTGTTATTAGAGAGAGTCCAACTTGTGCCATCTGTCTTCAGGATTTTGCAGAATCTGTTGAAGAACTGGTCACTTGTTTGCCCTGCAAACACTATTATCATATCAATTGTATTGTTCTGTGCCTGGAGATCAATCACATTTGCCCCATGTGCCGATACCCAATGCCAACTGCGGAAGCCTGCAAGCCATTAACAAATGCTACTGCAAATTAA
- the LOC101291680 gene encoding uncharacterized protein LOC101291680 gives MACHCAYHPFPPSPLRSFNPNNKTSLLLASSKRPNSVLLAAVSHNRESYKTFVSEAARLLGPARFDASKLKVEFMGEDMNNYVGIIPRTYILSHCDFTANLTLTISNVINLEQLKGWYSKDDVVAEWKRVNGEMCLHIHCYVSGPNLLLDLAAEFRYHIFSKEMPLVLKAVLHGDSALFREHPELRDSLVRVYFHSSLKKYNRIECWGPLKDAVEEIPRDCSQGVIASIDPLRPPDKWARPKTLFQVLFAFLL, from the exons ATGGCCTGTCATTGTGCTTATCATCCATTTCCACCATCACCATTGAGGAGTTTCAACCCCAACAACAAGACCAGTCTTCTTCTTGCTTCATCAAAAAGACCCAATTCTGTCTTGCTTGCTGCCGTCAGCCACAATAGAGAGTCTTACAAGACCTTTGTCTCTGAG GCTGCTAGGCTTTTGGGTCCAGCAAGATTTGACGCTTCAAAGCTAAAGGTTGAGTTCATGGGAGAAGATATGAACAACTATGTTGGAATCATCCCCAGGACTTACATACTATCTCATTGTGACTTCACAGCTAACTTGACCCTAACAATCTCCAATGTCATCAACCTCGAACAG TTAAAAGGATGGTACAGCAAGGATGATGTTGTTGCAGAGTGGAAAAGGGTGAATGGTGAAATGTGTCTGCATATCCATTGCTATGTAAGCGGTCCCAATCTCTTGCTAGACCTGGCAGCGGAGTTCAGATATCACATATTTTCCAAAGAAATGCCTTTG GTACTGAAAGCTGTACTACATGGAGACTCGGCACTTTTCAGAGAGCATCCAGAGCTACGTGATTCTTTAGTTCGGGTTTATTTTCATTCTAGTTTGAAGAAGTACAATAGAATTGAATGCTGGGGGCCCCTCAAAGATGCTGTAGAG GAAATACCAAGGGATTGCAGTCAAGGAGTAATTGCATCTATCGATCCCCTCCGTCCTCCAGACAAGTGGGCAAGGCCAAAAACCTTATTTCAAGTTCTATTTGCGTTCCTTCTTTGA